A genome region from Desulfobaccales bacterium includes the following:
- a CDS encoding DUF72 domain-containing protein, with product MPPYQKPKTKNQKLYIGAAGWDYADWRGVVYPPGLKGADRLTFLAGLFGAVEINVTFYRPIAPDYARRWLSAVADSPDFRFTAKVWQVFTHERRLPGAELAQFQEGLAPLLDGGKLGVLLAQFPYSFHNTEDNRRYLLELKDAFRDFPLAVEVRHRSWQQRAVRDFLQTAGLDFCNIDQPLVSYPMGATSWVTGARGYLRCHGRHKEAWFEFGDDRQARYDYLYSPEELEDLASRTRELMEKARETYVIFNNHPAGQAVANALELEHRLAPGQALQVPEQLLAAFPRLTGLKPQVETPPCKR from the coding sequence ATGCCCCCTTACCAAAAACCAAAAACTAAAAACCAAAAACTATATATCGGCGCCGCGGGCTGGGATTATGCGGACTGGCGGGGAGTAGTCTACCCCCCAGGGCTTAAGGGCGCGGACCGCCTCACCTTCCTTGCCGGTCTCTTTGGCGCTGTGGAGATCAACGTCACTTTCTACCGGCCCATTGCGCCCGACTATGCCCGGCGTTGGCTGTCCGCAGTGGCGGATTCCCCGGATTTCCGCTTCACCGCCAAGGTCTGGCAGGTCTTTACCCACGAACGGCGGCTGCCGGGGGCCGAACTGGCCCAGTTCCAAGAGGGGCTGGCGCCGCTTTTGGATGGAGGCAAGCTAGGGGTGCTTCTGGCCCAATTCCCCTATTCTTTCCATAATACCGAAGACAATCGCCGCTATCTCCTGGAACTCAAGGACGCGTTTCGGGATTTTCCTCTGGCTGTGGAGGTGCGGCACCGCTCCTGGCAGCAGCGGGCGGTGCGGGACTTCTTACAGACCGCGGGCCTGGATTTCTGCAACATCGACCAACCCCTGGTCTCCTACCCCATGGGAGCTACCAGCTGGGTCACCGGCGCTCGCGGGTATCTGCGCTGCCATGGCCGGCACAAAGAGGCCTGGTTTGAATTCGGGGATGACCGCCAGGCCCGCTACGACTATCTCTACTCCCCCGAAGAACTGGAAGACCTGGCGTCCCGCACCCGGGAACTCATGGAGAAAGCCCGGGAGACCTATGTCATCTTCAATAACCACCCCGCGGGCCAGGCCGTGGCCAACGCCCTGGAACTGGAACATCGGCTCGCACCGGGGCAGGCCTTGCAAGTTCCTGAACAACTGCTTGCCGCCTTTCCGCGGCTTACCGGCCTCAAGCCTCAAGTAGAGACTCCACCCTGCAAGCGCTGA
- the rpmE gene encoding 50S ribosomal protein L31: protein MKNDIHPNYIETTVRCACGSEFTTGSTKDNIRVEICSKCHPFFTGKQKLMDTAGRVERFRRKYAHLEQNKAADKAE from the coding sequence ATGAAAAATGATATCCATCCCAACTACATTGAAACCACCGTGCGCTGCGCCTGCGGCAGCGAGTTTACCACCGGCTCCACCAAGGATAACATCCGGGTGGAAATCTGCTCCAAGTGCCATCCCTTCTTCACCGGCAAGCAGAAGCTTATGGACACCGCCGGGCGAGTGGAGCGCTTCCGGCGTAAATACGCCCATCTGGAACAGAACAAGGCGGCCGACAAAGCCGAATGA
- a CDS encoding tetratricopeptide repeat protein, with the protein MKRVIAATLVLLLLGGMAGCGPAPMVIPPESSTPPAESPRAETSDQAKLKDGLTGREMSASEVADLSDRLLVNDNTLNDQETMARLELLILKSMKGADKTHRATLWRNLGIIHYHQHKYKQARQELQAANELNPKNARTHFYLACLFAHQGQIYEKQGKQRVSRQQFKRATIELEQARKLEPHNSLYKQDPKQIIQHENGK; encoded by the coding sequence ATGAAACGTGTGATTGCTGCTACGTTGGTCCTTTTGCTGCTGGGTGGCATGGCGGGTTGCGGCCCGGCGCCCATGGTGATTCCGCCCGAATCCTCGACCCCTCCCGCAGAGTCCCCCCGAGCTGAAACTTCGGACCAGGCCAAGCTCAAAGACGGTCTCACCGGGCGGGAGATGTCGGCCTCCGAGGTGGCGGACCTGAGTGACCGCCTCCTGGTGAACGACAATACCCTCAATGATCAGGAGACCATGGCGCGCCTGGAACTCCTGATCCTTAAGAGCATGAAAGGCGCAGACAAGACCCACCGTGCGACCTTGTGGCGCAACCTGGGCATTATCCATTACCATCAGCATAAGTACAAACAGGCCCGCCAGGAGCTGCAAGCCGCCAACGAACTCAACCCCAAAAACGCCCGCACCCATTTTTACCTGGCCTGCCTTTTTGCCCACCAAGGGCAAATTTACGAAAAGCAAGGCAAGCAACGCGTCTCACGGCAACAATTCAAACGCGCCACCATCGAATTGGAGCAGGCCCGTAAGCTTGAGCCCCATAACTCCCTGTACAAACAAGACCCGAAACAAATTATCCAGCATGAGAACGGCAAATGA
- a CDS encoding DUF1385 domain-containing protein: MKSDDQHLAVGGQAVLEGVMMRSPHALAVAVRRPDGSVILKDERYCSLAERYPMLKRPFLRGPVILIESMVTGVKALTFSAQAALQEEDSQEDEPLGWASITLTLGGAFLMAFLFFGFLPHWLSGKAGYLVGSPLTPADFTFHVIDGIIKAAFLVLYIWGISFFPDIRRVFEYHGAEHKSICTFESGEELTVAHARRHPTAHARCGTSFILVVLLVSILIFTFFFPLFPALTQRGLANNLLQVLIKVGLMFPIAALSYEIIRWGGKHSDSLLARVLLWPGLVTQRLTALEPDDSQLEVALEALKAVLAREEHPMPEGELAGDTLTCAECRH, translated from the coding sequence ATGAAATCGGACGATCAACACTTGGCCGTCGGGGGCCAGGCGGTGCTGGAGGGCGTGATGATGCGTTCCCCCCACGCTCTGGCCGTGGCAGTGCGCCGTCCCGACGGCTCGGTGATTCTCAAAGACGAGCGGTATTGCTCCCTGGCGGAGCGCTACCCCATGCTCAAGCGCCCCTTCCTCCGGGGTCCCGTCATCCTCATCGAGTCCATGGTCACCGGCGTCAAGGCCCTGACCTTCTCGGCCCAGGCCGCCCTTCAGGAAGAAGACAGCCAGGAGGACGAGCCCCTGGGTTGGGCGAGCATCACCCTCACCCTGGGGGGCGCCTTTTTGATGGCCTTCCTGTTTTTCGGATTTCTGCCCCACTGGTTAAGCGGCAAAGCGGGTTATTTAGTGGGCAGCCCCCTGACCCCGGCGGACTTCACGTTTCATGTCATCGACGGCATCATCAAGGCCGCCTTCCTTGTGCTCTATATCTGGGGTATCTCGTTTTTCCCGGACATCCGCCGGGTGTTCGAGTACCATGGCGCCGAACACAAGTCCATCTGCACCTTTGAATCAGGGGAAGAACTGACGGTGGCGCACGCCCGGCGTCACCCCACCGCTCATGCCCGCTGCGGCACCTCCTTTATCCTGGTGGTGCTCCTGGTGAGCATCCTGATCTTCACCTTTTTCTTTCCCTTGTTTCCGGCCCTCACCCAACGCGGCCTTGCCAACAATCTCCTTCAGGTCCTCATCAAGGTGGGGCTTATGTTCCCCATCGCAGCGCTGTCATATGAGATCATCCGCTGGGGCGGCAAACACTCTGATTCACTCCTGGCGAGAGTCCTCCTCTGGCCCGGCCTGGTCACCCAGCGCCTCACGGCCCTGGAACCCGACGACTCCCAACTGGAAGTGGCCCTGGAGGCCTTGAAAGCTGTCCTGGCCCGGGAGGAACATCCCATGCCCGAAGGCGAGTTGGCCGGCGATACCCTCACCTGTGCCGAATGCCGGCATTAA
- a CDS encoding phenylacetate--CoA ligase, translating into MYWNAELETLKPAALQELQFSRLRQTVERAAQSPFYARRLQEAGFAAADLKSVEDVRKIPFTTKNDLRAHGLEMLTLPLTDMVRLHASSGTTGQATVIYYTRADIETWADLVARSMYMTGMRATDVFQNMMGYGLFTGGLGFHYGAERLGALTIPIGAGNSLRQLQLMQQFNTTAVHIIPSYALYLLNTFAAHGLDPRDLPLRLAFLGAEPHSEDMRRRIEVAYGLKAYNSYGLSEMNGPGVAFECPEQSGMHVWEDSFLFEVLDPQTLEPVRPGEPGELVFTNLTRQGMPLLRYRTRDLASYDDAPCACGRSFRRLSRIMGRTDDMLIVKGVNIFPMQIDKVLMAMPEVGTQYLVELTRKDFSDIMLVKVEVQQSFFQEDLKYLKQLQKRISEALKSELLITPRVELVEPNTLPRTEGKAQRVIDNRQ; encoded by the coding sequence GTGTATTGGAATGCTGAGCTTGAAACCCTGAAACCCGCGGCCCTGCAAGAATTACAGTTTAGCCGCCTGCGGCAGACCGTAGAGCGCGCCGCGCAGAGCCCCTTTTATGCCCGGCGCTTGCAGGAGGCGGGTTTTGCTGCCGCCGATCTTAAGTCCGTCGAGGATGTCCGCAAAATTCCCTTCACCACCAAAAACGACCTTCGAGCCCACGGCTTAGAGATGTTGACCCTGCCCCTGACTGATATGGTGCGGCTCCACGCCTCTTCCGGGACCACGGGCCAGGCCACGGTGATCTACTACACTCGGGCTGATATCGAGACCTGGGCCGATTTGGTGGCTCGCTCCATGTACATGACCGGCATGCGGGCCACGGACGTCTTCCAGAATATGATGGGCTACGGCCTGTTTACCGGGGGGCTGGGTTTTCATTACGGGGCCGAACGGCTTGGGGCACTGACCATTCCCATCGGAGCCGGCAACAGCCTGCGCCAGTTGCAGTTGATGCAGCAATTCAACACCACCGCGGTCCACATCATCCCCAGCTATGCCCTGTATCTGCTCAACACCTTTGCCGCGCACGGCCTGGACCCCCGGGACCTGCCATTGCGGCTGGCGTTTCTGGGGGCCGAGCCCCACTCCGAAGATATGCGGCGGCGCATCGAGGTCGCCTATGGTCTCAAGGCCTACAATTCTTACGGGCTCTCCGAAATGAATGGCCCCGGTGTGGCCTTTGAATGCCCTGAGCAAAGCGGTATGCATGTCTGGGAAGACTCCTTTCTGTTTGAAGTGCTCGATCCTCAAACCCTGGAACCCGTGCGGCCGGGGGAGCCGGGCGAGCTGGTCTTCACCAACCTCACCCGGCAAGGCATGCCGCTTTTGCGCTACCGCACCCGTGACTTGGCCTCCTATGACGACGCGCCCTGTGCCTGCGGCCGGAGCTTTCGGCGGCTTTCCCGGATTATGGGGCGCACCGATGATATGCTGATCGTTAAGGGAGTCAACATCTTCCCCATGCAGATAGACAAGGTGCTCATGGCCATGCCCGAGGTGGGCACCCAGTACCTGGTGGAACTGACCCGGAAAGATTTTAGCGATATAATGCTGGTTAAGGTGGAAGTGCAACAGAGCTTCTTCCAGGAAGACCTCAAGTATCTCAAGCAGTTACAAAAACGGATTTCCGAGGCCTTAAAAAGCGAATTGCTGATTACGCCTCGGGTGGAACTGGTGGAGCCCAACACCCTGCCTCGAACCGAAGGCAAGGCCCAGCGGGTGATTGATAATCGGCAATAA
- a CDS encoding VPLPA-CTERM sorting domain-containing protein, with amino-acid sequence MKKIALISMLLVVMGFVAAAQADPITVNDPLWYEFSFTAVGVQAQGAFPDDPLGDFVIPSISGNSQNAPAPAWTFSSLAPTFLTVVDAFLEGDAFNVFDFGLFIGGTTAVANTGNDSGTDDPVVALLDPDLSRGFFFLAAGNHSLTIEPYQIAGPGAAYFMVSAIPVPATLPLVLTGLGALVAWRRRSA; translated from the coding sequence ATGAAAAAGATTGCGTTGATTTCCATGCTTCTGGTGGTGATGGGATTTGTGGCGGCGGCCCAAGCTGACCCCATTACCGTAAATGATCCCTTGTGGTATGAATTTAGTTTTACGGCTGTGGGAGTTCAGGCGCAGGGCGCTTTCCCCGATGATCCGTTAGGGGATTTTGTTATCCCGAGCATCAGCGGCAACTCGCAAAATGCTCCCGCCCCGGCCTGGACTTTTAGCTCGCTGGCGCCGACCTTCCTCACTGTCGTAGATGCTTTCCTAGAGGGTGACGCCTTCAACGTTTTCGATTTTGGCCTCTTTATCGGAGGAACTACGGCAGTGGCTAATACCGGGAACGACTCTGGAACGGACGATCCGGTAGTAGCATTATTGGACCCCGATCTGAGTCGCGGCTTTTTCTTCCTGGCGGCTGGAAATCATTCTCTTACCATCGAGCCCTATCAAATTGCAGGCCCTGGCGCGGCCTATTTCATGGTTTCTGCCATTCCCGTGCCGGCCACCCTGCCCTTGGTCCTGACGGGTCTTGGCGCTCTCGTCGCCTGGCGGCGGCGGTCTGCCTAA
- the mutM gene encoding bifunctional DNA-formamidopyrimidine glycosylase/DNA-(apurinic or apyrimidinic site) lyase: protein MPELPEVEVIRRGLIPLLVGRQFLAVEAGDKRLRQQSSLKDLRHWVTGRRLEKLRRRGKYLLFDLEGGVTLLIHLGMTGRLLAGVPPSPPLDHVHLVFQVEGGLNLLYQDVRRFGQVLVFPPGVTPPPLAQVGAEPFSRKVTPAWLLKQAQGRSRPIKNFLLDARVVAGIGNIYACEILFAARLHPATPVGHLTLTDWDRVLTETRRILKHAIAKGGTTVSDYLNSRGESGLFQLELLVYGRAGESCLVCGTAIARLVQAGRSSFFCPVCQKFID from the coding sequence ATGCCTGAACTCCCTGAGGTGGAAGTCATCCGCCGGGGTTTGATTCCTCTCTTGGTAGGACGCCAATTTCTGGCCGTCGAGGCGGGAGACAAACGCCTGCGACAGCAGTCCTCCCTGAAGGATCTCCGTCACTGGGTCACAGGCAGGCGTCTGGAAAAACTTCGCCGCCGCGGTAAATATCTTTTGTTTGACCTGGAAGGCGGGGTCACCTTGCTCATTCATCTGGGCATGACCGGCCGTCTCTTGGCTGGAGTCCCCCCCTCCCCTCCTCTGGACCACGTTCACCTGGTATTTCAGGTGGAAGGCGGGCTTAACTTGCTGTACCAGGACGTTCGCCGTTTTGGCCAGGTTCTGGTCTTTCCGCCGGGGGTTACGCCCCCGCCCCTGGCCCAGGTGGGAGCCGAACCCTTTTCCCGGAAGGTGACGCCGGCCTGGCTGCTTAAGCAGGCCCAGGGCCGGTCCCGGCCCATAAAAAACTTTCTCCTGGATGCCCGGGTGGTGGCCGGCATCGGCAATATTTATGCGTGCGAAATTCTCTTTGCGGCACGCTTGCATCCCGCCACCCCGGTGGGCCACTTGACCCTGACGGACTGGGACCGGGTTCTGACCGAGACTCGCCGTATCCTCAAACACGCCATAGCCAAAGGCGGCACCACGGTGTCCGACTATCTCAACAGCCGGGGAGAGTCCGGCCTCTTCCAACTTGAGCTTTTGGTCTATGGCCGGGCCGGTGAGTCGTGCTTGGTTTGCGGGACCGCCATCGCCCGCCTGGTCCAGGCCGGGCGCAGTTCCTTTTTCTGTCCGGTTTGTCAAAAATTTATCGATTAA
- a CDS encoding DUF2277 domain-containing protein: MCRNIKTLFNLEPPVTDEEIRAASLQFVRKVSGFHKPSKVNETAFLAAVDEIAVVSRNLLNSLETKAPPRDRTEEAAKAQARAVQRLST, translated from the coding sequence ATGTGTAGAAACATTAAGACACTCTTTAACTTAGAGCCGCCTGTGACGGACGAAGAGATTCGCGCAGCCTCGCTACAATTCGTGAGAAAAGTGAGCGGCTTCCACAAACCATCGAAGGTAAACGAAACTGCATTCCTGGCGGCTGTTGACGAGATAGCGGTAGTTTCCAGAAACCTTTTGAACTCGCTTGAGACAAAAGCACCACCGAGGGACCGTACAGAAGAGGCTGCCAAGGCACAAGCACGCGCAGTTCAGAGGCTCTCCACGTGA